The Coccidioides posadasii str. Silveira chromosome 2, complete sequence genomic interval TGTGGGGGTAATGCCatagaaagaatataatagGGGGGCGCACCATGGCACCGTTTCTGTTTAACAAACCTGAGAGGAGTTATTTTAGAGCTTTGATCATACCAAGAAAATGGGTGACCTTCAGCAATCATCGGGGAGCATTGTCTCCAAGGCATATGTCGTCGAGTCCGAGGGAGCGCCGTTTGTCCTAAAAGATGTTGTCCTGGACCAGGTGCAACCCGACGAGGTTCTCGTGGAATTAAAGTACACAGGGATCTGTCATACTGTTAGTTAGCCGCTTGTTACTCCCAGTCAGAGGAACCCTAGCGACAGGGACACCTCATTTGTTGTCGACAAAGTACttatgtttttttttttacttttacGGTCTATTAGGACATTGTCGTCCAAAATGGCGGAATGCCCATTGGGAGCTACCCAGCCGTCCTTGGACACGAGGGCGTAGGCATCGTGCGACAGGTTGGATCTCAGGCTCAGGACAAGTCGCTGAAGGAAGGAGATACAGTTCTACTAGGTTTCCGTACCTGTCGAAAATGCCCATCGTGCCTGGAGGGTCGATGCGGTGCGTGTCCCCGTATGACAGAATACAACTTTGTGAGTGCCCGTCTCGGAGAGGGCGCGAAACCCATCTATTCCTTGACCGATGGCACTCCGGTCCATGGCCAGTTTTTCGGTCAATCATCTCTGAGCAAGATGGCCATCGTTGCAGAACAGTCTGTGGTGAAATGCGACGTCGATGCCGACTCCCTTCAGTATCTACCTCCGCTTGGCTGCGGGTACCTCACCGGTGCGGGAACCATCTTCAACGTGCTCCAGCCCAAACCAACCTCAACCGTGGCCATCCTGGGGATGGGTGCTGTTGGCCTGGCAGCATTGCTCGCCGCGAAGGCAATGGGTGTTCGCCAGATCATCGCAGTGGATATCGTGGACTCGAAGCTGGACCTGGCTGTCTCCTTGGGGGCAACCCACACGATCAACACGAAGCAGGTTCCTGATCTCTGCACCGGCATCCGAAACCTGCTGCCCGATGGTGTGGACCAGATCGTGGACACGACCGGCGTTTCGCCCCTGCTGCAGGCATCGATGAAGGCCCTCGGCCATGAAGGTGTGCTCGCCTTGGTCGGAGTTCCCCGACCTGGAGACTCAATCCAGGTCGATGCCCTAGACTTGCTTGTTTCCTGCAAACGGGTCGTTGGTGTGATTGAAGGTTTTGCGGACCCCAAAGAGGTAACGAATAACAACAACAAACCCCCCCAAAGAGTCATTTCACGCTCTGCTGGTGCTAAGCTATAAAATGCAGCTGATCCCCCGACTCGTCAAACTATACCGTGAAGGAAATTTCGCCATCGATCGCATCTCAACGGTCTACGCGGCTGAACGCCTGGATGAAGCGATGGAGGACCTTAAAGCTGGAAGGGTAAGCCCACAGCATTATGCCCGACTTTGATGAAATATAATCTCATTGACGTCTCCATTCGCTGCAGGTGATCAAGCCGGTGTTGTCATGGGATGGCATTTGAAGCGCGGTCCCCGAATAAGACCATAAAAAGCAACGCACGCGCCGATgaccttttttctttctcttttcctttttcttcacGTTCGTATGGATACCATTGAGCGCCGGAGCTATGTACCTCGTTTTTATTGTCGAATTATAGCACGATTTTAACGAATTTCATTATCTTTAATTGTTTTctgagtactccgtatcctGAAATGATAGTACTGGACTGGAGTGAATTCCGGGCATCACACAGAAAGCTTGACCTCCAGTTTCTCCACAGGGCTGCGCTTGTCCATCGGCGATTATTACTTAACCAGTCTGGACTCAAGACAGGCCAACCGCTTTACAGTTCTCCCGTTACTCCGTATCGTGTTTGCTTTATTTGACAACCAATGATTGTGTGTTCCCACCCCGCGTCTGGGCCGACCGTTCAGTTCGCCCGGGCCCGATATTGGACCAGGTTGACACGGCCGATAAGGGGGTTACAGAAGCGTCAGACATGATATTCTGCGATTGGGCCGAGCTTTGGATGGtcaactactccgtactccgtattccgAACTTATCAACTATGTAGTTGTCGTGGTGATCATGCATTTTGGGGATCCTCAAGAATCATTGCATCCCGCCAAACTGTGATTGGCCATGAGAAAGTTTCGGCTCTTTTGAGTTTTGCAGGGACTGGGGAGCTCTGGCCCCCCGGAAAGCAGGGGGAGGGAGTTACAGTATTCGTAGGTGGGAGGAGTTTTGGCTGGCCTTCCCCTCACGACGACGACGAGTATTTTAGCAGactactccatactccgtcgAGGGCGAAAGCGACGGCGCGAGAGTCGCAGCTCAGAACAGGACACAGTTACATGTGAGTTCTTCTCTATTCCTTAACGACTTGGCGTCTAGTGGGGGGAAGTCGGCCGAGAAAGGGACGCGTCTATGGGGAGTTTTTTACCGCTTTTGTTGCTCGGCAAGCTGGCGGCTGTGTCGCGACCCTGCGTTTGCCGTGCAGGGCAAAAGACGAAAGCGGTCAGCGAACCGTCTGCTTCATCCATGTCTCACTCTCTCGCGGGGTTTTGTACGGTCATCCCTGTACTGCATACAAGCACACAAACATGCGTGCATTACTCTGTACATACATGGTCTACATTGTCCATCCAAGTGGCCTTCTCGGTCCCCTGCTGTTGCTACCTTTCGGCCGTGGGGCACTCCGTAACTATAAAAAAAACCTACAAACGGAGGTACGGAGGACAAAGGATATGCTGTATGGCTGGGCGGTGTGGCTAGTGCGCCAAACTTTCCCCCCATGAAAGGCGAGCGTCTGCCGAGGTAGCCGCCAGATCCGGACTAGCGCGCCCAGCCCTGTGGCGCAGACTCACCCTGGTCCTTGAGGCTTTGGCCCAAAATGCTGACTCCGCCAGCCCGTCCTGCTTTCCCGATGCAGTCGCTCTCGCTTTTTTCCAATTCTCCGCTCTTTCCTCAGGTCAACTCACTTCTCTCGGTCTGTTGaatttatttctttttttaatataaAGTCACTCTTAACCCGCTCTTAATCCACTTGACCCGCTTTaaccttcttcctctctcacAGACTTaagcttaaaaaaaaattaaggTAAATAGAAGATAACTTTGACAGCGAATTGGAAAACATCtatttttctattttttatttttttgtttggtTCCAAtccctctctcttcttctcgcACGAGAACGGCCATCCAAAACTCTCAGTTAAAAGCCATCCAAGTCTGGCCCACCGCATATTCTGGACACACCTTCGCCCATAAATAATACCTTCTTCTCTCGTCctcttcctcgtcctctTGGGGGCTCAGGTCCATGAATctacatactccgtacatccaTTCACTCGTTCATCTGGGCTTTGCTCGCGGCATCTTCGCCGTCCAGCTACCATCCTGAGATAAGATAACCCCATCCTTGGACTCGACCATTCCTTGTtacagagtacatacatatatgtatatatatatataccgTCCGGCGTCGCATATAGAGTAGCGTTTATCTGCGCCAATTCCATTCTCTACCCGTCCCTGGAGTCAGGACCTTTTAACTCTGTTCCCGGTTGCTAGTCGGTGCGCCGTCCGTCGGAATGACCAACAATCGCCTCACCGGGCCTGAAGTCGCCAGGCACAACTCTGCAGATTCGTGCTGGGTTATCGTCCACGGCAAGGCCTACGACGTCACAGATTTCCTCCCCGGTGAGTGGCCTTGTGCCTGAATGCCCTCGAATCGCCGCACACCGTCACTCCCTTGCTCACACTCCCCTTATCAGAACACCCCGGTGGCCAGAAGATCATCCTCAAATATGCCGGAAAAGACGCAACCGAAGAGTTCGAACCCATCCACCCTCCAGACACCCTCGACAAGTACCTCCATCCCTCAAAGCATCTCGGGCCCGTCGATATGAATACCGTCATGCAGGAAGACAAGGGCGTCGACCCGGAAGAGGAGGCACGTCAAGAACGAATAAGGCGGATGCCCTTGCTCGAGCAATGCTATAACCTGATGGATTTTGAAGCCGTCGCACGCAGGGTCATGAAGAGAACCGCCTGGGGCTACTACTCGAGTGGTGCCGATGACGAAATCGTATGGCCAAAGCACacccccttccccccccccccccccccgggacCCTTCACATCTCATCGTCGGTACGCTGACATAGGGCAAATAAAAACTAATTTTTGCATCCACAGACCATGCGCGAGAATCATTCTGCTTTTCACAAGATCTGGTTCCGTCCTCGAATACTAGTCGACGTTGAGAATGTTGACATCTCCTCGACCATGCTGGGCGCCCCTGTTTCCGTCCCGTTCTATGTTACCGCCACTGCCCTCGGCAAACTTGGCCATCCCGAAGGTGAAATCTGCCTCACCAAAGCTGCCGCAACCCACGACGTCATCCAGATGATCCCAACCCTGGCATCCTGCTCCTTCGACGAGATTGTCGATGCCGCGATGGACAAGCAGACCCAATGGCTGCAGTTATACGTAAACAAGGATCGTGAAGTGACACGGAAGATTGTGCAGCACGCTGAGAAGCGAGGTTGCAAGGGCCTGTTTATCACCGTCGATGCCCCGCAGCTGGGTCGACGGGAGAAAGATATGCGGTCCAAGTTCTCGGACCCTGGAACAGATGTCCAACGGACCGACAGCAATGTAGACCGGTCCCAGGGTGCTGCGAGGGCCATCTCCTCTTTCATCGACCCTTCCCTTTCCTGGAAGGATATCCCGTGGTTTCAATCCATTACCAAGATGCCTATTGCGTTGAAAGGAGTGCAGCGCGTTGATGACGCCCTCCGTGCCGTCGAACTTGGTGTCCCTGCCATCGTTTTGTCAAATCACGGCGGTCGACAGCTCGAATTTGCGCCGTCTGCGGTTGAGCTCCTGGCCGAGGTTATGCCGGCCCTACGAGCCCGCGGATGGGAGAATCGCATAGAGGTCTACATAGACGGTGGTATCCGACGGGCCACAGATATCATCAAAGCCCTGTGTCTCGGCGCAAAGGGAGTTGGGATCGGTCGGCCATTCCTCTATGCCATGAGCACATACGGAGTGCCCGGCGTTGAGCGCGCGATGCAGCTGCTCAAGGACGAGATGGTGATGAACATGAGATTGCTGGGTTGCACGAGCGTCGACCAACTGACTCCCGACCTACTCGATATTCGAGGTTTGGGACATCATTCCGTGCCAAACCCCGTGGATAGGCTTGCGGAGTCGGTCTATGACCCGCTGGTTACGCCGTCAGATAGGCCTCCTGCGTCAGTTGGTGGTGGGTCGAAGTTGTAGAATATTCAGCTAATAGTGATGCTGGCCTGATTTTTGAGCTTGAGCGTTTCTCGTTTGGTTTATGCTACATATTAATCTGCCACTGGCGTTACTGGCGCGgcctctcctttttttttttttttttttttttttttttttttttgtgttttctttttttctgttCTGTGGATGCTTAACTACCCTGTAAATGCCATCATAATGAGAATTGCTCCGTACGTGAGAGTGACCTCCATCCTCTTAACCTCTCCATTCCCTTTCGCAACCTGAAGGTTCTCATGATTGGAAATTGTTCTTGTCATTAGCTTACCATCCTTTCGTTTCGCCTGCGCTTGAGGCTGGTCGTGTTGATTATATAATCATATTTCGTCGACTGGCTGGCCAGCTTCACTCCCAGCGATGTGATGAGGCAGAACTCCGGACGTGATTTTACTTCCAGCAAAGCACCCGCCATGTCTCTTGCCGACTACCTAGCCAAAAACTACCTCACGGCAGATTCTTTACATGGCTCTGACCGTCCCAAAAAGAAGCGCAAAAGGAACAAACACGCTGAAGAGACGGACGGGCTTATAATAGCAGACGATGACCCTCCAGACCTCCGGTCGGCTTCTACCACTCAGCAGAAGTCCCGCCGAGGATTTGGAtacgacgacgatgacgatgacatGGGACTGGAAGCTACAATAGCGGGTTCGTCTAAAGAATTCAAAAAATCCAAATCGAAATGGAAAACCGTCGCTGGACCCACCGCGCCCACCAACGCAGAACAACTCGCCGCTGACGCAATCCTAGCTTCTGCGGCTGCCGAACGGACGGCACGGgcggaggaagaagaagacgagaaGCCGATGGTTGTGGATAATGATGATCGTGAAGATGAAGTGCTTAGGATGGAATCTGGGGCGCGTGCTGGCCTACAGACCGCCGCTCAGACTGCAGCCATGGTCGCTGCGCAGGAACGAAAACATGCCAAGGATGCTGCCTCGATGCGGAAAAGGCAAGCCAAGGGGGAGGAAGCAGAGACTATATATCGTGACGCGTCGGGTCGTATTATCAATGTTGCTATGAAGCGCGCGGAAGTACGAAAAGCTGCGGAAGAAGCGGCGGCCAAAGAGGCGGCGGAGAAAGAAGCTTTGACGGGTGACGTGCAgagaaaacaaaaagaagagcGGAGGAAATTGATGGAGGACGCCAAGTATATGCCGCTGGCACGTACGGCGGAAGACGAGGAATTAAACGCGGAGCTCAAGGCGAGAGAGCGTTGGAATGATCCTGCTGCCCAGTTTTTGACCAAGCCATCTGCGACGAGTGCTGGTGCGAAAAAAATGTACAAAGGTGCTGCGCCGCCTAACAGGTATGGGATTCGTCCTGGGCATAGATGGGACGGGGTGGACCGGAGTAACGGCTTTGAAAAGCAGTGGTTTGATGCTAGGAATCGGAGGGAGAGGAATGAAGGCCTGGCATATGCATGGCAAATGGATGAGTGATTACTTATTACCTCCCTCACCCATTAAAGGTCTATTTCAAGTCGACCCACCATTTGAACGGTACATTGTCATATGTGATACAACCGGATATATGATGCCCTAAAAGATATTGGTCGAGGTGCTCTGGGAGATAAATGGTGCGAGCCACTTATGCTTGAATAACTATGAGATATACGACGCTTGCACTGGCATTGTGCTGGCAAGGTGAAAAAAAGTGAACCAGGACAGGAAGCAATATCGGTCTTGGGGCAAAAGCAGGACTTGAACAGCTCTCCGACAAATTACGTTCGGTGGCTCTTGCAAGGGCCTAAAGAGCGTATTTACCAGCTTGATTGGGGAGGAGATGTTTACCAAGTGTTCCAAAATGAAGAACGCGTGTCTTCTCGGAATATGGTTATTATACACgattgtacggagtagttctCCCTCTTTGGGATGGGGTATAAACCCCTGTCAAGATCACAAGAAGAGATATCTAGCCTTGAAAAGTAATCCAACTCGCTGTCTCTGTGTTTGGTAAAAGAAGCCTCTTGGATGCAACCTTGGGATGATCTTGAGGGTGCGTCAAAGTTACACCTGTTGACATCCCTATACCAGGCTCTAGACCTTTCGGCTGCAAGGGTGCTGTAATCCGTCGGACTCTTGTTTATGCCGACTAGAGTTATCGCTGTTGGCGAAGAAGTACTAGGCAAACATTGGAAGGCATGACAGTAGTAACCATCGATGGAAATCAACTACCGCCATACGCGGAGTACTTCATAATACTGTGGAAAACGTTAAGTGAGATATCAGTGTATGTAGCTGGAAACGGCATGGATCTGAATTATACAAATCGGTcgtgaaaaagaaaaaaaaaaaaaaaaaaaaaagcaaaaggaaaagaattCATCAAATCGGCACTGTAACTTACGACAAATAGCGACATGGCAACTCCGACCATCCTGCCTCACGCTTCGCCATTTAGTTATATCAAAAATATACGCGGTACAAAATGAGATgcgaaaaagaagaaaaccacCATGCAAGACCGAAAGGAAGGAGAATCAAGGAAACGCAACTAGAGAAGGGGAACCGGGGAAATGGGTAAACTTGCAAGCaatcaaaaaagagagagagagagagagagagacatgAATACATCGTAATCATCCAAATCGtcaaatcttctttagatgGAGAGACGAAAGATAACCGTGCGGGAGAATGGTGCAAACCTAACACCATCCCAACCCCATCCAATCCTATTCCTATACTTTCATATGCCATTTTTCTGTCACTTAATTTCATCGCATCGTCAAACGCGGAAAACCCCCAACACCAAGGCGGACATGAATCAACCACAGCTAATCTATTTATCTAAAACCGTCTGCTGCACGCAATGTGATGTGGCTGAGGGCGGTCGACCAAGTGGAAGCCGACCCGAACACATATGCAATTCAAGGGaaaagagaggaggagggaaagaaaagagagcatAAGCCACGTCGAGAGAATGAGTGCACGCTGAATCCAATATATAGAAAATAGAAATTGGATCACTGCAATATTATTGCTCTTTCTCAGAAGAGTACCCCTATGACAGTTCTAGGAGAAGTGAGCAAGATAGTCGAGATACCTCGGGAGAAGGCGGGTGATAACTGTTCAtgaaagggggaaaaaaaaagaatcagAGTGAAGCGGCTGGAGCATGGGGATTATTTCGCAGCCAGAAGCAAAAGAAATCATGAATAGGTTTGTTCTACCTCTTCTTAACTTCTGATGCCCAACCGGCGATACCCTCACCCCTACTTCCAACAGGAACGTTCAATTGAATGTGGTCCATCCCCTTTGTGCTCTTGAGATACGGGTGATTCGCCATACCGCCGGCATTTGCCCTTCTATCGGGTACCAACTCTAGCATTGGCAAGAGAAAATCGGAGATGGCTTTGCTCTCTTCAGCTGGGAAGTGGTACTTTTCTCGAAGGACGTCGGGCAGAGCCCAATGACGGAGCCGATGGATGTGGCGAAGTTCACCTTTTCGATTGAAAATCTCTTGACTCCACTTGCCGGATAAACACATGGATTTGGGGAATGAACCGAGGAGTTCGATGATCTGGGCGATGTGGTCATCGTCTTTTCCGTACTTTGTACCCGATTGAGGGTCAAAGAGGTAATCTCCCGTGATAAGTTCGAAGACCTGAATGGTGCGTCAGATGCACAAGTAATAAATGAAAAGGCCAGCCGGTGTGGgggattttctttttttgcctACCATTGCCGCCATGCTCCATACGTCTGTGCTAGCACCCCATTTCGCACCGAGAATGACTTCTGGTGACCGGTACTGCCGCGTTTGAATGTCATTCGTGAAATGGTGTCCGACCCAGCAAGCATTTCCCAAATCCGCGATCTTAACGGAGATCAAGTCGACTTGTGGGTCATCTACTTCCGGCGTGGAGCCCGTCTCTAGGGTAATTCCTGAGACTTCACGCTCCAGGATGTCACTGCCAGCTTGTTAGCTATCAAAAGGCGCGCAGGTGACGGGTGTTTTGGCCATGGTTTGCTCCTACgttgtcttctctctttgctTCTGTTTCTCATCAGCGATCTTTTCCGCGTCCTTGATGCCAAGTCGATCTTTCATAGAAACGCCTGAGGGAGTGGCTGTatcgaagaggaagaaaaaagagaccGTAAGCTTATATTCGTGCCTAAAttggatttttttttttttttttttttttttttttgtttgttgttTTTtggtgggggggggggggggggggggggggggggggggggggggggtaaGAGAAGCTTTACCTGTAGGCTCGTGTAATACTTGATTTAGGCTGCTATGGGAGCTGAGGGTTGGGGTATGCGCTTTAAACGGGTCGGCGGCGCTGAAGCTGGTGTTGAGGGGACTGGGAAGGGGCTGACTGCCTGTGATGAGGGTCCGTCTCCTCCTGCGGCCGTTGCGGTGATCATCTTTCTCCTTCTGCGCCTCCTCTTCCTTGACATAAGTTTTGACGATATGCTCGACATCGCCGATCTCGATCAAGACGTTTTCAGGCTTCAGATCAGTGTGGATGATGCCACATTCACGGTGCAGATAGTCCAGACCCAGCAAGACCTGCTTTGTGATCTGCTTGACCAGAGGCATTGGGATGCCGCGATGGTTCCAGCGCTTGATCAGACCAAGCAGATTCTCACCGAGGACCTCAAAGACCATGCAGACGTGGACGCCGTTCGGACCTCTGTGCTCGAAGGAATCTAACAGGCTGACGACGTGTTTGCGACCGGGGTGGTCGGGCCTGGCATCGACAATTCTCTTGAGGAGCTTGATCTCATCGATGGCGGTCTCAGTGTAATGGGCGGCGGAGCGCACGACCTTCAAGGCGACGTGCTTGCCGGTCGTGGTATCTCGCGACAGCCAGACGGTGGAGAAGTGGCCCCAGCCGAGCTTTCGGATGACGACGTAGCGGCCGTTGTTGTAGGTCTCACCGACCTGGACGGGGTGGTAGCCGCCCTTGCAGTAATCCTCGGAGTCCTCCTCGTCGGCGGCGGTTTCGGCGAGGTCTTCTgcggaggaggaagaggacgGGGAGCGCGAGAGGGGGGAGGCGTAGGTGGTGGAGACGGGATACTGTGCGGACGAGAGAGGGTTGCTGGCGGGGAGGTCAGTCGCTACCCAAAAATGTCGGACagcagcaggaggaggaggaggagggtaTAGATCGGGGATGGGCAGGGGACGACATTGGTCTTTCGAGAGGTGGTGATGGGATCTGGCGGAATGGTGGCTTCTGAGGGCAAGGAAGAGGGACATGATCATGGATTGAGAGAGGGAGAATGGGATGGGGGGGACAGTTGGGAGATGGATCGGGAAGACAGAGGGGGTGGATTTATTGCTTACCTAGATTGCGAGGAGGTCATGTTGATCGAGGCGGAGGATGGGttggcggcggcggcggcagaGGGGGGGTCGTTTGTGATGATGGGTTTCAGGTCAgcttttctcctcttcttgCCCGGGGTCCCGTTGGCGGCAAAGGGGAGGGAGGAGAGATGCTCCGGGCTGGAGACGGCGGCGTGCCTGATGTCATCCCCATCCATGGTGGCCCTGGAGGCGAGCAGAACGGGGTTGTCTGTGGGACGGAGAGGAGCAGCAAGATAGAGAGGGTGTGCGGGGCGACAGAGAGGGAGCAGAGTTTGAGGTTGAAACTCTGGAGCTGGACGAGACTATTGGTGGGTGGCGGGCGGGAGTTGAAACATTggggggaagaagagaagtatGATAGCCACGGGGGGGCAGCGGGTAGGGTCTGGAGGGGAGGATGGAAGCAAGAGTGAGTAGCAGCAGCCAAGGTCTGAGAGGTTCTGGCAGCGAGGGCGAGAGAGAGTAGCGtgagagagagcgagagggagagagagacagagagaggaGCGAGGCGCTGGTCCGGTCGTCTTGCAAGGGTGGGCGGCTAGGAGACCAaccttaaaaaaaataaaagaggaGGACCAACAAACAAAATAAATGGGCCAAACGCAGGTCcccttgttcttcttctatcAACGACAAGTTAACAATGGAGAGATATTCAAAGGAGACAAGAGAGACacagagacagagaaaagacagagaaaagaaagagacaAGACAGAAGAGAGACGGAAGAGAGATGGAAGAGAGGTTATCACGACGGTTTTTTTGATGAAAAAAGCAgttgaaagaaaaaaaaaaaagagaacaaGTTATGTAAGCATCGCCTGTTttttgtcttcttttttttttttaaaagatcattcttcttcttttctaagattcttttttgttcttttgattctttcttttttttttttttcccttctcctTTGGCCTGGACAAAGGACAATCGGCTGGGCGTGTGGCTGCCGTGTCGTCCGTCTGGTTGTCTGTTTGGGCAGCCAACTTTGCCCTCGAACTGCAACGAGTCGTAGTTTTAAAACTAGTTTGGTGATGGGTTTGGGTGATGCTGTCATTGCGCAAGTTAGCTTTTGgtagcttttttttttggtttcttttcctctcgACCTTTACTCTCCGTAGCACAAACAGTACATCCCCATCATGCAGAGTTAATTACTTATGCGTACCAGCGTTGGTTGAGCCCAGGCCATAGCTGCTGGTTGATCTCACCGTGTCAAGTCGGGAATCAAAAGCCATTGTAGCGTTGTTCCGTCCGGCTCACAAAGCGCCAATTCCCCACACCCACCATTCCGTCCAGAGGAACCGGGGGGAGTCGTATTAAATATATCGATCGTCGAGAGATACTCAACACGCGGAAGATGGGCCCCTTCGACCCGCCCTCCCTGGCTACTCAGTTCCTCGCCTCCCCGCTGCTCTTCATCCTCCGCCCCGTCTACGGCATCCTGTCCTCAGTCCGCCCCGACCCCTATACCCGCTCCCCTTCCCAGCAGCCCGTCCGCGTTGTGTGCATCTCCGACACCCACACCCTCCAGCTGTCCAGCGTCCCCGATGGCGACCTGCTCATCCACTCCGGTGACCTCACCAACGCCGGATCGCTTGACGAGATCCAGAAGGCCGTTGACTGGCTCAGGACCCTGCCCCATACACACAAGGTTGTCATCGCCGGGAACCACGACAGCTGGTTTGATCCGGACGCCAGGTCGCTCGTCCCGCCCTGCCCCGACCGCGAGGCCGTGGACTGGGGGGACATCCACTACCTCGAGAACACCTCTGTCGTCCTGTCCTTTGGCTCGCGCACCTTCAAGGTCCACGGTGTGCCCCAGATCCCCCAGCTGGACCCGGCCGTCCCGTCCGTCCACGCCTTTCAGTATTCGCCGTGGTCCAGGTCCGACCCGTGGCCTAGCCCTATCCCGCTCGATACCGACATCTTGATCTCCCACAGCCCTCCCCGCCACCATGGCGACGTATTCCCCCACTCCGTCGGCTGCCGTTTCCTGCTCGAGGCCGCCTGGCGTGTCCGCCCCGCGCTGTACGTGTTTGGACACGCCCATGCCGGCCGCCGCGTGGAGAGGGTCTACTACGACGACTCCCAGCGCGCGTTGGAGGCCATGGCTGAGCGTCGCTGTGAGTCTGGCTTGCTGTGGGATCGCGGTTTTAGATCGTGCGTCTGGTGGTTCTTCCACGGAGGGCTGTGGCGAGACATGGTCAGTGTGTTCTGGGCCTGGAAGGATGCCCTCGTCGTTCTCTGGAGCGCCGGGAGATCGATCCTCTGGACCCGGATCTGGTGCGGACAACGCTCGCTGGGTAGGGAGGGCTGGATGGTCAACGCTGCGTGCATGGACGGTCGAGGGAGTGGATTGCTCACGGGCCCCGCGACCGTGATCGATCTCTGAGGGAAGATGCCGTGTCTACCAGGCCAACGTCGCGACTCTTGTTTGTTGGGCCTTGTTGATGTCGCGTGATCCGCCCCTGCTTTTGGTAGCGTTGATCCTCACAATGGAAAAAAATCTCAGGATACATCCTCGAGCTCCATGCGAGCcgagatttttttttttttttcaagaGATGCTTAGGATGAGTGCAAGCACTTAAAGTCACCTCACTCTGCCTGAGTTCGCTTCCAGAGAGGCTCCTCACTCAACCCG includes:
- a CDS encoding uncharacterized protein (EggNog:ENOG410PJ64~COG:S~BUSCO:8413at33183) — encoded protein: MGPFDPPSLATQFLASPLLFILRPVYGILSSVRPDPYTRSPSQQPVRVVCISDTHTLQLSSVPDGDLLIHSGDLTNAGSLDEIQKAVDWLRTLPHTHKVVIAGNHDSWFDPDARSLVPPCPDREAVDWGDIHYLENTSVVLSFGSRTFKVHGVPQIPQLDPAVPSVHAFQYSPWSRSDPWPSPIPLDTDILISHSPPRHHGDVFPHSVGCRFLLEAAWRVRPALYVFGHAHAGRRVERVYYDDSQRALEAMAERRCESGLLWDRGFRSCVWWFFHGGLWRDMVSVFWAWKDALVVLWSAGRSILWTRIWCGQRSLGREGWMVNAACMDGRGSGLLTGPATVIDL